Proteins encoded in a region of the Nocardia asteroides genome:
- a CDS encoding hemophore-related protein — translation MNRSAGRPAVAALAAGGFATLSLFLSPAIATAGPMELAEPLLTSNCSFAQVDAALHDKAPQLAAMLDANPNQKAELQRRFDQPVEQRRADLQRAIEQNPEAARQAENDPRTAQLRDTIRIVAESCHNY, via the coding sequence ATGAATCGTTCCGCAGGCCGTCCCGCCGTAGCCGCTCTCGCAGCGGGTGGATTCGCCACGCTCAGCTTGTTCCTGAGCCCCGCGATCGCCACGGCGGGCCCGATGGAACTCGCCGAGCCGCTGCTGACCTCGAACTGCTCCTTCGCCCAGGTCGACGCGGCACTGCACGACAAGGCGCCGCAGCTGGCCGCGATGCTCGACGCCAACCCGAACCAGAAGGCCGAATTGCAGCGCAGGTTCGATCAGCCGGTCGAGCAGCGCCGGGCCGACTTGCAGCGGGCCATCGAGCAGAACCCCGAGGCCGCACGCCAGGCGGAGAACGACCCGCGGACCGCGCAGTTGCGCGACACCATCCGTATCGTGGCCGAGTCCTGCCACAACTACTAG
- a CDS encoding HAMP domain-containing histidine kinase, giving the protein MTVFAQPPTIRRRRSFSLRTRVAGAAAAGAIVIVTLISLISIRAIERNNLQQSDQQLAVAARIVLIEPQIAVQFINLTGLNNDMAVTVRDNGEVVASTATELPALGIGSRTVTVGGTPYRILTTTENQPAGRVVSLGIPAAGAAEATAEQQRWVLGGALLSIAAAAALGWLLAGAAVRPIVRLTRQVGARSAFPDPRNPQVPVEGAGVHESERLAEAVNTMLQRVDQAQAQIAAALETARDFAAVSAHELRTPLTAMRTDLEVLRTLDLDEAQRAEILDDLQRSQGRVESTLAALERLATGDLTNERDHVATDVGDLCDQAAHDAMRHFPGLTVRIDSDAELVTRGLPAGLRLAVDNALANSVKHGGATEALVCAHRRPGGHIVISIDDNGRGIPPEEREAVFDRFFRGSQASKGGSGLGLALVAQQAQLHGGRAYFDAGELGGIRLVLDLPERSAN; this is encoded by the coding sequence ATGACCGTATTCGCACAGCCGCCGACAATTCGTCGGCGGCGGTCGTTTTCGCTGCGCACCCGGGTCGCGGGCGCGGCGGCCGCCGGCGCGATCGTCATCGTGACGTTGATCAGCCTGATCAGTATCCGTGCCATCGAGCGCAACAACTTGCAGCAGTCCGACCAGCAGCTCGCCGTCGCGGCGCGGATCGTCTTGATCGAGCCGCAGATCGCGGTCCAGTTCATCAACCTGACCGGACTGAACAACGACATGGCGGTCACGGTCCGGGACAACGGCGAGGTCGTCGCGAGCACGGCCACCGAACTCCCCGCGCTGGGGATCGGTTCGCGCACCGTCACGGTGGGCGGCACTCCGTATCGGATTCTGACCACTACCGAGAATCAACCCGCGGGCCGGGTGGTCTCCCTGGGCATTCCCGCCGCGGGCGCCGCCGAGGCAACCGCGGAGCAGCAACGGTGGGTGCTCGGCGGGGCTCTGCTGTCCATCGCCGCCGCGGCGGCGCTGGGCTGGCTGCTCGCGGGCGCGGCGGTGCGACCGATCGTCCGCCTCACCCGGCAGGTCGGCGCACGCAGCGCGTTCCCCGATCCACGCAATCCCCAGGTGCCGGTGGAGGGGGCCGGTGTGCACGAGTCGGAGAGACTGGCCGAGGCGGTGAACACCATGTTGCAGCGGGTGGACCAGGCCCAAGCCCAGATCGCCGCCGCGCTGGAGACCGCACGCGACTTCGCCGCCGTGTCCGCCCACGAGCTGCGCACGCCGCTGACCGCGATGCGCACCGACCTCGAGGTGCTGCGCACCCTCGATCTCGACGAGGCGCAACGGGCGGAGATCCTCGATGACCTGCAGCGCAGCCAGGGCCGGGTGGAGAGCACGCTAGCGGCGCTGGAACGGCTCGCCACCGGCGACCTGACCAACGAGCGCGACCACGTCGCCACCGACGTCGGCGACCTGTGCGATCAGGCCGCGCACGACGCCATGCGGCATTTCCCGGGCCTCACCGTGCGCATCGACTCCGACGCCGAACTCGTCACCCGCGGCCTGCCCGCCGGGCTGCGGCTGGCGGTGGACAACGCGCTGGCCAACTCGGTCAAGCACGGCGGGGCCACCGAGGCTCTGGTCTGCGCGCACCGGCGGCCGGGTGGTCACATCGTGATCTCGATCGACGACAACGGCCGCGGCATTCCGCCCGAGGAGCGCGAGGCCGTCTTCGATCGCTTCTTCCGCGGCAGCCAGGCGAGCAAGGGCGGCTCCGGCCTCGGCCTCGCCTTGGTCGCCCAGCAGGCCCAACTACACGGTGGCCGCGCCTATTTCGACGCAGGCGAACTGGGCGGAATTCGCCTGGTCCTCGACCTGCCCGAGCGGTCGGCGAACTGA
- a CDS encoding FKBP-type peptidyl-prolyl cis-trans isomerase encodes MTKPEIEFQAGPAPTELVIKDIIEGSGKEAVPGGTVEVHYVGVEFESGEEFDSSWNRGESITFPLRGLIQGWQDGIPGMKVGGRRQLTIPPELAYGPAGAGHKLSGKTLVFVIDLLNAN; translated from the coding sequence ATGACCAAACCGGAGATCGAGTTCCAAGCAGGGCCCGCGCCCACCGAGCTGGTGATCAAGGACATCATCGAAGGTTCGGGCAAGGAAGCCGTGCCCGGCGGCACCGTCGAGGTGCACTACGTGGGCGTCGAATTCGAATCCGGCGAAGAGTTCGATTCCTCCTGGAACCGCGGCGAGTCCATCACCTTCCCGCTGCGCGGCCTGATCCAGGGCTGGCAGGACGGCATCCCCGGCATGAAGGTCGGCGGCCGCCGTCAGCTGACCATCCCGCCGGAGCTGGCCTACGGTCCCGCGGGCGCCGGTCACAAGCTCTCGGGCAAGACGCTGGTCTTCGTGATCGACCTGCTGAACGCCAACTGA
- a CDS encoding response regulator transcription factor, with the protein MDDVTETPTPTVLVVDDDEDVLASVERGLRLSGFHVQVARDGAQALRSVTESAPDAIVLDMNMPVLDGAGVVTALRAMGNDVPICVLSARASVDDRIWGLESGADDYLVKPFVLKELVARIRALLRRRSDATAPATPGAITVGPLEVDVAGYRALLHGREIDLTKREFELLSILARNVGVVLSRERLLELVWGYDFAADTNVVDVFVGYLRRKLEVDDTPRLLHTIRGVGFVLRAPK; encoded by the coding sequence ATGGATGACGTGACCGAGACACCGACCCCCACCGTCCTCGTCGTCGACGACGACGAGGACGTGCTCGCCTCGGTCGAGCGCGGGCTGCGGTTGTCCGGCTTTCACGTCCAGGTGGCCAGGGACGGCGCGCAGGCGCTGCGTAGCGTCACCGAGAGCGCGCCCGACGCCATCGTGCTGGACATGAACATGCCCGTGCTCGACGGCGCGGGCGTGGTCACCGCGTTGCGCGCGATGGGCAACGACGTGCCGATCTGTGTGCTCAGTGCCCGCGCGTCGGTGGACGACCGCATCTGGGGACTGGAGTCCGGCGCCGACGACTACCTGGTCAAACCGTTCGTGCTGAAGGAACTCGTGGCACGCATCCGGGCGCTGCTGCGCAGGCGGTCCGACGCGACGGCCCCCGCGACCCCGGGCGCGATCACCGTGGGCCCGCTCGAAGTGGACGTCGCGGGCTACCGCGCGCTGCTGCACGGTCGCGAGATCGACCTGACCAAGCGGGAATTCGAACTGCTGTCCATCCTGGCCCGCAACGTCGGCGTGGTGCTGAGCCGGGAGCGCCTGCTGGAACTGGTGTGGGGCTACGACTTCGCCGCCGACACCAACGTGGTGGACGTCTTCGTCGGCTACCTGCGCCGCAAACTGGAGGTGGACGACACGCCCAGGTTGCTGCATACGATCCGCGGCGTGGGGTTCGTGCTCCGAGCGCCGAAATGA
- a CDS encoding citrate synthase gives MPAENIINVDDDAKPVLSYPGGEFPMTVTRAAEGNDGIELGKLLASTGYVTYDPGFMNTAPTKSAITYIDGEAGILRYRGYPIDQLAAASTFIEVSYLLIYGELPTQAQLEDFTDRIRRHTLLHEDLKRFFDGFPRNAHPMPVLSSAVNALSAYYQDSLDPRDPEQVELSTIRLLAKLPTIAAYSYKKSVGQPFLYPDNSLSLVENFLRMTFGFPAEPYEVDPEVAAALDMLLILHADHEQNCSTSTVRLVGSSDANLFTSVSGGINALWGPLHGGANQAVLEMLDGIKAGGSDVKEFIRKVKNKEDGVKLMGFGHRVYRNYDPRASIAKKHADAILSKLGGHDELFDIAQALEEAALTDDYFIERRLYPNVDFYTGVIYKAMGFPTRMFTVLFAMGRLPGWIAHWREMHSEPLKIGRPRQIYTGYGARDYREINNR, from the coding sequence GTGCCCGCTGAGAACATCATCAACGTCGACGACGACGCCAAGCCGGTTCTTTCCTATCCCGGCGGCGAGTTCCCGATGACGGTCACCAGGGCCGCTGAGGGCAACGACGGGATCGAGCTGGGAAAGCTGCTGGCCAGCACCGGGTACGTGACGTACGACCCGGGCTTCATGAACACCGCCCCGACCAAGTCGGCGATCACCTACATCGACGGTGAGGCGGGCATCCTGCGCTACCGCGGTTACCCGATCGACCAGCTCGCGGCGGCCTCGACCTTCATCGAGGTCAGCTACCTGCTGATCTACGGTGAGCTGCCCACCCAGGCCCAACTCGAGGACTTCACCGACCGCATCCGCAGGCACACCCTGCTGCACGAGGACCTGAAGCGGTTCTTCGACGGCTTCCCGCGCAACGCCCATCCGATGCCGGTGCTGTCCTCGGCCGTGAACGCGCTGTCGGCCTACTACCAGGATTCGCTGGACCCGCGCGACCCCGAACAGGTCGAGCTGTCCACCATCCGACTATTGGCCAAGTTGCCCACCATCGCGGCCTACTCGTACAAGAAGTCGGTCGGCCAGCCCTTCCTCTACCCGGACAACTCGCTGAGCCTGGTGGAGAACTTCCTGCGGATGACCTTCGGCTTCCCGGCCGAGCCCTACGAGGTCGACCCCGAGGTCGCCGCGGCCCTGGACATGCTGCTCATCCTGCACGCCGACCACGAGCAGAACTGCTCCACCTCGACCGTGCGCCTGGTCGGCTCCTCCGACGCCAACCTGTTCACCTCGGTCTCCGGCGGCATCAACGCGCTGTGGGGCCCGCTGCACGGCGGCGCGAACCAGGCCGTGCTGGAGATGCTCGACGGCATCAAGGCAGGCGGCAGCGACGTCAAGGAATTCATCCGCAAGGTCAAGAACAAGGAAGACGGGGTGAAGCTCATGGGCTTCGGTCACCGCGTCTACCGCAACTACGATCCGCGCGCCTCGATCGCCAAGAAGCACGCCGACGCCATCCTGAGCAAGCTCGGCGGCCACGACGAGCTGTTCGACATCGCCCAGGCACTGGAAGAGGCCGCCCTCACCGACGACTACTTCATCGAGCGTCGCCTGTACCCGAACGTCGACTTCTACACCGGCGTCATCTACAAGGCGATGGGCTTCCCGACCCGCATGTTCACGGTGCTGTTCGCGATGGGCCGGCTCCCCGGCTGGATCGCGCACTGGCGCGAAATGCACAGCGAGCCCTTGAAGATCGGCCGTCCCCGGCAGATCTACACCGGCTACGGCGCCCGCGATTACCGCGAGATCAACAATCGTTGA